Below is a window of Leisingera sp. S132 DNA.
GGCCACCCTGGAAGAACAGCGCGAGAAGGTGCAGGTGAACCTGTCTGCGACCCTGGACGACCGCGAGTTCACGGTGCAGGAGCTGGAAGGCGTGAAGGCGGAAATCACCGCGCTGGACCCGCAGATCATCGAGCTGGAGAACAAGATCGCTGTCGAGCAGGACGCTGCCGCGCGCACCAAGCTGGAGACAGAGCTGGCGGAGATCAACGCCAAATACAACGCGCTGGTCCAGGAGGAGCAGGTGAAGCTTGCGAAATCCCAGACGCTGGAGCGCTATATCGAAAAGGGCAAGACCTGGGTCGACAGTTTGCAGAACCAGGCGGCGACTCAGATGGTGCTGATCAACAAGCTGCAGACGGACACCCAGCAGCGGGTGGTGCTCTATGATGCGCTGACCAAATCGCTGAAGACCGCGCAGCAGCAGGATGTGGCGCACCGGATCAACGAGATCGGCGTGCAGACCGACAAGGAAGCCCAGACCGCAATGGCGGCGATCGGCACCGCGACCAACCAGAAGATGGCCGACATGCTGGAAAGCCACGAGGACAACATGGTGTTCGCCCGCGACGTGCTGGAGAAGAAGGCCAAGGCGGATGAACGCTTTGCCCGCCGGTTTGCGGCGATTGTCGAGAAGCACGACAAGAACCTGTATGGGGGGTGAAGGTGCGGATTCCATTACTTCAAAACCCCAAAAACTGGCGTGATTGGTGGTTAGATCTCTGCAGCGCCGGATTATGCGTGTTGTTGCTTGCGGTTTATACCGAGCTTTCAAAAGCCATATTATTCTCTGCCGCGGCGGGTAGCATGATCGGCACGGCACTTCATTTGCGATCGCGTTTGAAGAAAGCTCAAAGTGAGAAACCCGTTGAGGGGGCTGGCTGAGTTTTCCGCGCCGAGAAATAACTGGGAAAGCCGGAGCAATATGTCGCCACTGAATTTGAAGACCAACAGAGGACGGCTCCCGGCCGCGGGTGGGCGCGTAGCGCCCACCGTTTTGCCGGAGGCAAACCTGCGGTTTGACGGGGGCGGCCGGGCGCTGTCCGCGCCGCAAGCGGCACGTCCGGAAAGGGGGCCGGCATGACCGACCCCGCACACGACCACGCAGGCCTCAGCGATACCTTCGCCTCGCGCCGGTATTTCAAGAAGTTCGAGACCATCATCCGGCATCTCACCCGGGTGGCGGCAGCGATGCAGGCGGAGGGGCGGCTCAGCAAGTCCGATGTGAAAGTTCTGACTGCCTATCTGATGCGGCTGAACTTCACCTTCCGCGCGCTGTCGATGAAATACCTGATGGCGGGGCGCGATACGGGCCGTTTCTTCGGCAGCCTGGCGATGGACAAGCGCGACAGCGGCTTTCCGGTGGCGGCGGAGCTGATGACTATGGCCAATGACGCCCAGCAGGCGGAGCGGCATCTGGCCAATATGGCCAGCGAGGCGCAGCTGAAGGATGATATGGTACGCACCATCATCTCGGACCGCACGGTGCCTGCCAAACTGCAGTTCGCGCTGTCGCAGCGGCTTTATTATCAGGAGCTCTTGAAGGGGCAGCTGTTCTGGGTCCAGAACGATCCGGTCTGCGAATGGCTGGAAAACATCGGCGAGCGGCGGCGGCGCTTCCTGCTGCACTGGGCCGCCTATGACAGCCAGGTGAACCTGCCGGTGATCTACCTGATGGAACTGGAGGACAGCGGCAGGGTGGCCTTGCCCAAGGATGAGCGCCGCTGGCCGGAGGTGCAGGCGCATCTGATGGCGCAGGCGCTGGCGGGGCTGAAGCTGGTGACCATCGCCAAAGGGTTTGACGAGGATTTCGACAACCTCCACCCCAAGCATCTGCGCCGTTACCACGTCGGGCCGATGTATTCCTCTGCCTATACCGAGCAGTCCGGGCCGCTGCACCGGGTGCTGGAGGAGGCGGAGGCGCCCGCGGGCCAGGACTGGGCCTTGGCCTGGACGCTGGAGGAGCTGGAAAGCGAGGACGTGCGCGAGGAGCGCGCAGGCTGGTTCGGCACGGTGGAGCGGGAGATCTTTGCGCTCGACCCCTTTGGCGGCCGCGGCGCGGATACCGGGGCAACCCGGACCCAACGCGCCATCATCCTGCCGCAGCGCCCATTCCAGGTGCTGGCAGAGCTGGATCCGCCGGGGTTCGGCGATGTGCAGAAATTCGTGGTGAGCGATGCGGGGCAGGTGCTGCGGTATTGAGCGGCTGCGCGTGCTGCCGGTTGCGGAGCCTCCGGCGGGAGTATTTTTAGAAAGATGAAAGCGAACCGGGTTTTGGGCGGCGCGCTGCGGATTGAGAGGGTGAGATGAGCATTTCAGGCAATCAGATGGAGCTGCGGGAAGAGGATATCCGCAAGCATTACGCGGCTGCGGCGGCGATGCTGGAGGGGTTTGACCACACCCCGCGCATTGCCAAACCGCAGGCGGAGGGCAAGGCGCCGGAGCGCTCGGCGGGGATTGGCACGCGGCGGCGTTTCCGCTCCACCACGCCGGGGCTGGTGACGCGCTCCACCGCGCGCCCCGAGGGCGTGCATCTGATTGCCCGCATCGAGGCGGCGGATGAGGATGATCCGCTGACCTCGCCCCTTCAGGCGACCTTGCAGCATGCCTTGCGCCGGGCGCTTGCGGTCTCCCTGGCGATGGGGGAGGCTTATGCGGATGTGTCCGGCCTGGCGGATCTGAAGCGGGCCAATCTGGCCGGTTCTTTGGACGCGGCGCGCAAGGGGGAGTTCACCGAACTGCTGGCCGCCGAGGCGCTGATTGCGGCGCATGTGTTTGCCAATGCCGCGGCCTATCTGCTGGCGCCGCACGGGTCCGAGGCGCAGGCCGAGGTGGGCGAGGCGGAGGAGCTGCTGACGGATAACGCGCCGCTGGCCCTGCACGGGGCGCTGTGGGAGCTGGACCAGAAGCTGGCGCTGCATGCCCCCGATGATGCGCATCTGATCGCGGCCACGGCGGCCTATGCCGAGCAGCTGATGGAAAAGGCGGCCTTGCGCGCGCAGAACGCGCCGCGGCTGGAGGCGTTCACTGCTGCCGCCTGGCGGGTGGAGGCGGATGACCTGACCATCAGCGGCTTTGAACCGGCGGCCAAGGCAAAGTCCACCACGCTCACCATGGCGTTCAAGAAACCGCATGAGGTGGTCGGCAACCATATCGCCAAGTACCAGGCCTTAAGACTCTCCAAGATGCTGATGGCCTATGATTTCGACCGCCGTTTGAACCCGTTTGCTGAGATGGGCGGCTTCATCTTCACCTTCATGGGGGATGGCAAGCCCGGGACGGGCAAGACGACGCTCATTCAGATGATGGCCGGCCTCATCCATGATTATTGCCAGAATGCGGGTTATGCCTTCCGCTACCAGAATTTCGGCATCGACAATATCGACAGCTATCAGGGCAAGTCCGGCCAGAACGCTAAGTCCTTCATCCAGAATGTGATTGACCCGCATGTCATCGGCTTTGGCACCATCGACGACATCGACCAGATCGCAGGCAAGCGCGGCGACCGGCAGTCCAGCGCGGGCCAGCAGGAGGTGACGGCGGTGTTCATGGAGGCCTTTGCCGGCGCCAACACCGTGGTGCGCGGCAACTGCACCTTTGGCATGTTCTCCAACTACCCGGAGAATGTGGACGACGCGCTGCGCCAGCGCGCCGGCGCGCGGTTCCTGGTGGACGGGCCGCAGACGCGGGAGGATTACATCGACATCCTGACGCTGCTGATGGGCAAGAACCATGCGATCCCGCTGGGTGAGCACGACCTGTACGGAGCACAGGAGATCAAGAAGGCCGTGGCGCGGTCGTTCGAGGCGCACAACCGCCCGCAGGAGCCGGGACTGATGGAGGTTTTTGGCCGGGTGCGTGACCAGATCGGTGAGCTGGATGATCTGGCCAAGCTTGGGACCTATCTGAAGGCGATCCAAGCCGCGGATGAACGGTTTACCGGCCGTGCCATCAAGAACATCACCGATGCGGTCAAGGTCCGGGCGATGGATTTTGAGCTGCCGGATGAATGGATGGAGAACCCGGAGCTGTTCCTGTTCAAGGATTACGAGACCAAATCCTCGATGATTGCGGAGCTGCGGGTGCCGATCACCATCGACATGGTGGTGCAGGAGATCAACCGCTACGCCGACTCTGAGTTCCGCTATGCCGACAAGTCGGATGAGGTGGCGATTGAAAACCTGGTGCGCGATTTCGGACGGCAGGAAGAGGCCAAGCGGCGGTATCTGGAGGGGAAGTGATCTGTGGGGGTCGCGCTTTTATACATTGCAATTGGGGTGACCTTCTTGGCAGCTCTCTTTACCCTTCCAGCCGCGTGGATCAACGGCGACAGAGTGGGGAATATGGAGACAGTTTGGTGGCGGGCAGCAGGCCTGACGCTCTTGCCGACC
It encodes the following:
- a CDS encoding ATP-binding protein, whose translation is MSISGNQMELREEDIRKHYAAAAAMLEGFDHTPRIAKPQAEGKAPERSAGIGTRRRFRSTTPGLVTRSTARPEGVHLIARIEAADEDDPLTSPLQATLQHALRRALAVSLAMGEAYADVSGLADLKRANLAGSLDAARKGEFTELLAAEALIAAHVFANAAAYLLAPHGSEAQAEVGEAEELLTDNAPLALHGALWELDQKLALHAPDDAHLIAATAAYAEQLMEKAALRAQNAPRLEAFTAAAWRVEADDLTISGFEPAAKAKSTTLTMAFKKPHEVVGNHIAKYQALRLSKMLMAYDFDRRLNPFAEMGGFIFTFMGDGKPGTGKTTLIQMMAGLIHDYCQNAGYAFRYQNFGIDNIDSYQGKSGQNAKSFIQNVIDPHVIGFGTIDDIDQIAGKRGDRQSSAGQQEVTAVFMEAFAGANTVVRGNCTFGMFSNYPENVDDALRQRAGARFLVDGPQTREDYIDILTLLMGKNHAIPLGEHDLYGAQEIKKAVARSFEAHNRPQEPGLMEVFGRVRDQIGELDDLAKLGTYLKAIQAADERFTGRAIKNITDAVKVRAMDFELPDEWMENPELFLFKDYETKSSMIAELRVPITIDMVVQEINRYADSEFRYADKSDEVAIENLVRDFGRQEEAKRRYLEGK